The genomic interval CGTTCCCGTTGCGGATCGCGACCTGCGCCTCACGGACAGCAAGGGATGCCTCGAGCCTCCGCAGCCTTCGCTCTTCCCGCGCCGCAGCGAGATCGGCCTTGGCGGCGGCGATGCCGCCGATCGTCTCGAGGCCATCGAAGAGGTTCCAGCTCAGCCCGATCGAGTAGCCCCACTGCGCGCCGTCATCCTTGATGCCGCCGGGATCGGTCAGATCTCCCAGCCGGTCGGCCCCCTTCGAGTAGCTCAGGCCGGCGCCGATCACCGGTAGCTGCGACCAGACCGCGGAACGATGCCTGTGCTTGGCCGCCTGCAGCCTCGCTTCCGCCTGACGGACCTCGGGCCGGTACTCGAGCGCCTCGCGGGTCAGGCCGTCCTCATCGGAGACGATCTCCGGAGGATCGGCGACATCCTGGACGATCTCCAGCGGTTCGCGCGCATCCATCCCCATCAGGACGGCGAGACTCGCCCGCTCCTGCTCGATCGCGTTGCGGGCCGCGATCCGCTCCCTATCGGCGGCGGCGCGGTTCACGCGCGCCTGCAGGACATCCGCGCGGGCGACCGAGCCCAGCTCGAAGAGGGCCTCCGACTTGCGCAGCTGCTCGTTGGCCACGGCCAGCGCTTCCGAAGCGACCTTCTCCAGGAGGATCGCCTTCAATAGCAGAAAGTACTGTTGCCGGACTCCGTAGGCGAGGTCCGCCTCGCCCGCGCGGAAGTTCTCGCGGGCGGAGGCGAGATCGGAGACCGAGGCGCGATACCTGTAGACGCCCGGAAGATTGAGGAGGTTCTGCGTGACGCTGTACTCAGACGAGTAGCCGTCATTCACCTGGTCGTAGCCGAGGACGCGAAGACTCCAGGGCCGCGACGAGTCGCCCAGATCGAGGGCGTAGATCGGGTCCCCCGGCCTCGAGGCAGTCTGCCTGAAGCCCGCGGAGACATTCACGGAGGGGAGGAAGGCGGATGTCGCCGAAAGCCGGCTCGCGCTGGCCCCCGCCACGCCATAGCGGGCAGAAGCCAGAACGGGACTGTTCTTCCGCGCAAGCTCGACGCACTCGTCTACAGAGAGCGCCGCCGCCCTGCCCTCCGATCCGAGCGCGCCCCAGGCCAGAATGACCGCGGCCGCCATCGCCGCCGTCCGGCGGCAACCCAGATGATCCGATCCGGCGTGGTTCATTTCGTTCTCCTCGTCCAGAAGGATGAAGCCCGCGAGTCCGTACGCGGAAGCGAGCGCGGAGGTTCCAGCGAACGCGGGCAGGCGCCCCCGGACGGGCCCTCCACTCGACCATGGCCACACGAGACGGACGGCAGAGACAGCCAACCCCGACGCACCAGCCTAGGAACGCGGTCAGAGAGCGTCAACGCGAAAGTCCCCGCCGCCGCCCGAGCCGAGCGCTGGCGCATGGCCCCTCTCAGGGGTAGAGGCGGTAGAGCATGCGCGGAAACGGAATGGCCTCCCTGAGATGGTCGATCCCGCAGATCCAGGTCAGGGTCCTCTCGATGCCCATTCCGAAGCCCGCGTGCGGGACGGAGCCGTATCTCCTCAGGTCGAGGTACCACTCGTAGTGTCCTCTCGGGAGGCGCTGCTCCTCGATCCTGCGCTCCAGGATCTCCAGACTATCCTCCCTCTGCCCGCCGCCGATGATCTCCCCGTATCCCTCGGGGGCGAGAAGGTCGGCCGAAAGAGAGAGCCTTGGATTGCAGGGATCGGTCTTCATGTAGAAGGGCTTCACCGCCGTCGGGAACCTGTGGACGAAGACGGGACAGTCGGACTTCGCGCAGAGGAGCGTTTCGTCTGCGGCCCCCAGGTCGCCGCCCCATTCGAACGGGTGCCCTTCCGCATTGAGGATCCCCACCGCGTCGTCGTAGCTGACCCTGGGGAAGGGTCTCTGCACCTTCTCGAGCGGCGTCGTGTCGCGACCGAGGACGGCCAGGTGGGCGCGGCAACTGTCGAGGATCCGCGAAACAAGATAGACGATCATCTCCTCCTGGAGATCGAGAACCGCATCGAGGTCCGCGAACGCCACCTCCGGCTCGAGCATCCAGAACTCGATCAGGTGGCGCCTCGTCTTCGACTTCTCTGCGCGGAAGGTCGGCCCCAGGCAATAGACGCGGCCGAAGGCCATGGCGGCCGCTTCCATGTAGAGCTGGCCGGATTGCGTGAGATAGGCCTTCTCATCGAAGTACTGCGTCTCGAAGAGCGTCGTCGTCCCCTCCACGGCGGCGGGCGTGAAGATCGGCGCGTCGATCAAGACGAATCCTCGATCATAGAAGAAGTCCCTGCATGCCTTGAGGAACTCGTTTCTGATCGAGAGGATCGCGTGCGGCCTGCTGGAACGCAGCCAGAGATGGCGCCGGTCGAGGAGGAAGGCGGGGCCGTGCTCCTTCGGCGTGATCGGGTAGTCGGGAGAGTCGCCGATCCGCTTCACGCGATGGATCGTCATCTCGCAGCCGCCCGGAGAACGCGGATCCTCCCGAATCAGGCCTTCCAGCTCGACCGACTCCTCGATCGATAGCCCCGCGGCCACGGCGAAGATCTCGGGGGCGACGTCCGCCTTCGATGCGACCCCCTGGATCCTTCCTGTCCCATCCCGGAGGTCGATGAAGACGAGCTTCCCCGACGAGCGGACATGGGTGACCCATCCGCGGAGACGAACCTCTTGCCCCACAAACCGTTGGACCTCGGCTACGCGAACCTCAGACACTGAGTCCTCCCGAGAGAGCCCCTTCTCAAGTCCCGATCCGATCTACCGATATAGAACATAAGGGGTTGATGAGCCTCAGAGGCTAACGGCCACGGTAGCGAGGGTCAATCGAAAAGCCCCGGGGATGCGATCGATGCGCTCATCCAGACGCTCGACGGCGGCAGCCGGTTGGGTTCTCTCCCTGGCCCTGGGCCTTCTCTGGGTCCTGGCCGTCGCATGCCCGGCTATCGCCGAGGCTCCGCCGGCCGAGCGAGCGGCGCAGGAGAGAGCCGAGACGGGCGCCTGGGCCTCGCCCGCCGCCGCCTGGCACCACCTTCTCCTCGCGCGTGAAGCAGCTCGCGCGGGGAATCGGGCGCCGGCGGTCTCGAACTATCGTCTCGCCGCCACACTCGATCCCGACCTGCTCGGGGCATGGCTCGGCCTCGCTCGGCTCGGCGCCCCCTCGAATCCGGCCCTCTTCAGCGAGGCGATCACCGGCGCCGGGGGGGCGATCGCGCGAAACTGGGAGATCCAACGCAGGCTCTGCGCTCTCGCCATTCCTCCGATCTGGACCGCGACCACGATCGCGGCCGTCCTTGCGCTGGCCTCGCTCGGGCTGCGACACATCCGCCGAAGGCGGCATGTTCTTGTCGAGGGGCTCGAGTCTCATCTCGGTCTCGTCAGGGCGAAGGGAACCGCGACGCTTCTCTGCCTTGTTCCCGTCGCCATCCAGTGGGGCCTTGCCGCCACGGCCGCCGCCTACGCCGGGCTCTCCCGCGGCGAACTGAGCAGGCGGGAGAAGGGTCTCGCGCTTGTGGCCCTCCTGTGGCTTCTCTTGATGCCCGGCGTCTGGAAGCTCGCCTCCCCGGCCGCGGCCCCGATCGCCGCGGGCGCCCCCTCCTATCTCGTATCGCGTGCGCAGCGCGAGGTCCCGACGCCGGAACTGGAACGGGCGATCGCCGACGCCGACCGGCGAGCGGACTCCGCCGCGGAGGCATTCGCCCTCGGGATGATCCGCCGGCGCCAGGGGAAGCTGGACGACGCTAGATCGATGTTCGCCCGTGCAGCGGCCGGCGAGGGGACGGTGGCGCGGGACGCCTCGCTCAATCTCGCCAACATCCTCTTCTGGTCGGGCGATGCCGCAGGGGCGGCGCGCGCGTACGAGGCCCTGCTCGACGCTCCGGGCACTCGCTGGGAGGCGCGGTACAACCTTGCGGTCGCCCTGAGCAGGCTCCGCCGGTTCGAGGAAGCCGACCAGAGGCTCGACGAAGCGGCGCGCCTCGACTTCGGCCGCATCCGCTCTGAGACCAGGATCGGCGGCCACGGAGCCTCCGCGGACGTGACCGACGGCCTTCTGTCTGCGATGGACCTGTGGGCCCTGGAGAAGGCGGGCGCCACCGGGAGCGCGCCCGCCCCCCTGTTCCTGAGCTGGCTCTACCCCGGCGGGCGGTCGTCCGCGGCTCCTTTCGCGATCATCGCGGCCCTTCTGGCGGGCGGATGTTTCGACGCGCTCCTCCGCAGACGGTTGCGAGTGAGGACCTGCATGCGCTGCGGCACTCCCGTCTGCAGGAGGTGCGTCACGCGCGTATCGGCGCGGAGTTATTGCAGGCGATGCGCGAGCCTGCTCGGCATGCCGAGCGAGCGCGAGCGCGGCCGCCTCCTTCTCCGCCGGGTCATGGGGGAGGATCGAGGGCTCGAGGACCGTCTCAGGGACTGGGGCGCGGTACTTCTGCCCGGAGTCGGCCTGATCGCTCGCGGGCGTCCGCTGAGCGGCGCGCTACTCGCATGGCTCTTCCTTCTGGGTCTCCTGCTGGCCACGGGCGTGGCATCGGCTCTCCCTCCTTCCCCCCTCACAATGGGGATCGAGGAGATCCTGGGGCTCTTCGGCCTCGCGCTGATGATCCTCTCCGCAGGCGGATCGGCATGGATCGCGCACCGCGTCGTCCGGCGGCCTAGCGTCCGTCACTTCTTCGAGAGGGACTCGTACAAGCTGGCCGCCTAGGCCGGCCGGGAGGGCGGACGATGCCGATCCAGGGAAGCCTGCGCGACTTGAGCGTTCTCGAGACCCTGCAGCTCATCGGCACACAGCGCAAGAGCGTGACGCTGAGGCTCCAGGAGGGAGGAGCGCGGATCGACCTCCACTTCCAGGACGGCCTCCTGGTCGCCATCGAGAGCGTCGAGCCGGGCCGCAGAGAGCCCTTGATCGACACGATGGTCGCGCTCGGGCACATCTCTCCGGCCGAAGCCCTTCCGCTGATCGAGCAAGTGCGTGACGCGA from Candidatus Eisenbacteria bacterium carries:
- the asnS gene encoding asparagine--tRNA ligase, which gives rise to MSEVRVAEVQRFVGQEVRLRGWVTHVRSSGKLVFIDLRDGTGRIQGVASKADVAPEIFAVAAGLSIEESVELEGLIREDPRSPGGCEMTIHRVKRIGDSPDYPITPKEHGPAFLLDRRHLWLRSSRPHAILSIRNEFLKACRDFFYDRGFVLIDAPIFTPAAVEGTTTLFETQYFDEKAYLTQSGQLYMEAAAMAFGRVYCLGPTFRAEKSKTRRHLIEFWMLEPEVAFADLDAVLDLQEEMIVYLVSRILDSCRAHLAVLGRDTTPLEKVQRPFPRVSYDDAVGILNAEGHPFEWGGDLGAADETLLCAKSDCPVFVHRFPTAVKPFYMKTDPCNPRLSLSADLLAPEGYGEIIGGGQREDSLEILERRIEEQRLPRGHYEWYLDLRRYGSVPHAGFGMGIERTLTWICGIDHLREAIPFPRMLYRLYP
- a CDS encoding TolC family protein, which translates into the protein MNHAGSDHLGCRRTAAMAAAVILAWGALGSEGRAAALSVDECVELARKNSPVLASARYGVAGASASRLSATSAFLPSVNVSAGFRQTASRPGDPIYALDLGDSSRPWSLRVLGYDQVNDGYSSEYSVTQNLLNLPGVYRYRASVSDLASARENFRAGEADLAYGVRQQYFLLLKAILLEKVASEALAVANEQLRKSEALFELGSVARADVLQARVNRAAADRERIAARNAIEQERASLAVLMGMDAREPLEIVQDVADPPEIVSDEDGLTREALEYRPEVRQAEARLQAAKHRHRSAVWSQLPVIGAGLSYSKGADRLGDLTDPGGIKDDGAQWGYSIGLSWNLFDGLETIGGIAAAKADLAAAREERRLRRLEASLAVREAQVAIRNGNEGVLAAIESVALAEENLKLQQALYENGGGTILEVNNAQAELTRAKTDLVNARIALHVALALQARALGR